A window of the Miscanthus floridulus cultivar M001 chromosome 14, ASM1932011v1, whole genome shotgun sequence genome harbors these coding sequences:
- the LOC136506003 gene encoding uncharacterized protein yields MINQDIPEDVICCNIFSRLPFKLVTCLKIVSKDCCKRLTGTKFAAKQATLCPSCPALIHIGPNKESYRYSLDVLSSTPSIVGVPSSEFDFLGCRLDNGRFDILASTNGLLCIRYKPYYSGPLTPPPTILLANPTTQQSQSIPGAANHLDITSAIGLVFDPLDDPQGKTHKFMIVKAFPLSTISDTLVEVKFISFSSDMGRWVTSSTMITANMKEVICQKVVYASGVLYWDYQEDLLWFDVGRNEVGSIKMPWKMQGFNGDEERHSIDVSCNGLLMCTTINKDGLAIYQLVRIDYHWELKHTKGWKSIMEMSCDEFQFCHSMKLRNGWQNKFYERWFVRPLGLESGRWVYIGVRQKWKTSDKVLRYDMDTGKVENTGKELGNAFVMRCVFGYRNSMATLPPIVVPGLQDGICDGKSGD; encoded by the coding sequence ATGATCAACCAAGACATACCAGAAGATGTCATATGTTGCAACATCTTTTCACGTCTTCCTTTCAAGTTGGTCACATGCTTGAAGATCGTATCCAAGGATTGCTGCAAACGTCTCACAGGTACCAAGTTTGCTGCAAAACAGGCAACGCTTTGCCCATCATGCCCGGCACTAATCCACATTGGTCCTAATAAGGAATCATATAGATACTCCCTTGATGTTCTATCATCGACACCTTCTATAGTTGGTGTTCCCTCATCAGAGTTTGATTTCCTTGGTTGCCGCTTGGATAATGGCCGTTTTGATATCCTTGCCTCAACAAATGGCCTTCTATGCATCCGCTACAAACCATACTATAGTGGCCCTCTCACTCCACCACCTACCATCCTTTTAGCAAATCCAACAACACAACAATCCCAATCAATCCCTGGTGCAGCTAATCATCTTGACATAACTAGTGCCATTGGTCTAGTGTTTGATCCATTAGATGACCCTCAAGGGAAAACACACAAGTTCATGATTGTCAAGGCATTTCCATTATCTACCATAAGTGATACTTTAGTTGAGGTCAAATTTATCTCTTTTTCCTCGGATATGGGTCGATGGGTCACGTCAAGTACTATGATTACTGCAAACATGAAAGAAGTAATATGCCAAAAGGTGGTATATGCAAGTGGTGTTCTATATTGGGACTATCAAGAGGATCTACTCTGGTTTGATGTTGGAAGAAATGAAGTTGGGAGCATCAAGATGCCTTGGAAGATGCAAGGGTTCAATGGTGACGAGGAACGCCATAGCATTGATGTCTCTTGCAATGGTTTGCTCATGTGTACAACCATTAACAAGGATGGTTTGGCCATATACCAGCTTGTGAGAATAGATTACCATTGGGAGCTCAAGCATACGAAAGGATGGAAGAGCATTATGGAGATGAGTTGCGACGAGTTCCAATTTTGTCATTCAATGAAGCTACGTAATGGGTGGCAAAACAAGTTTTATGAGAGGTGGTTTGTGCGCCCACTTGGTCTAGAGAGTGGGAGGTGGGTTTATATTGGGGTGAGGCAAAAATGGAAGACATCAGACAAGGTATTACGTTATGACATGGACACAGGCAAGGTGGAAAATACTGGGAAGGAGTTGGGCAATGCGTTTGTCATGAGGTGCGTCTTTGGATACCGCAATAGCATGGCTACTCTTCCACCAATTGTCGTGCCAGGATTGCAAGATGGAATTTGTGATGGTAAATCTGGTGATTGA